Sequence from the Aquimarina sp. Aq107 genome:
CCAGTTCATATTATAGCTTAACTCACCTCCCTGAAGTTCTAAAGGCATAGAGGCTGCAAACTCTTTTGTAACTGTAATATCTTTATCATCCAGTTCACTAGAATTAGCAACATTTTTCGAAGCAAATGTTGCTGTTTTAAAAGGAGTATCTGTTAGTAAAACAGAAGTAAAGAAATGTTGTTTAAACCCTACCCAAGTTACTTCTTCTTCGGTATCCTCTGCAAAATCTCCTTGTCCTGTATAATCATCTTTCCCTCCATCATACTCATAAAGAATCTCCGTATATCGATTTTCGTAAGAAGCACTTTTAGCCTGTCTTATAGCCTGTAATTTCCAATCCAAATTTACTACCTGACTTGAATTAAATACCTGTTGTAATCCTTGTGATTTAATTGAAAAATCCAACATATAATTATTAGGCTTTAATTCATAACGGTATTCTAAAAATTTAGAATCAGAAACTTTAAGTTTCATAGATAAAACAGTATTATCCCCATTTTTAGTAACAGTTGGTTCGAAAAACAGATCCTTTGTATTTAAAATTCTATTATCCGTTGTTCCGAAATTAAGATTAAATGAAGCGTTTTTGCCATCTTTAATTAGATATAAAGGAACTGAATCATATGTTTTAAAGTTTTTTAGTAATGCTTCTTGGATATAACCTCCTCGATTATTAATCTTTAAACTTAAAACTTCATTTTCAATTTTAGTAACATTTTCTTTTGCAGAAGGCAAACTAGCAGAATACGCAAATGCACCTAATTGAGATTTCGCAGCAACCACCGCAAGAGAATCTTGTGGATTTGCCACAATTGCTTCACTTTCTTTTACAAAATCTGTCGTCTTATTATCTTCAGTTTTTTCTTGGGCTTCAGCTTGTTCTTGTTCTGCCTTTTGAGCCTCAATTTCTTCTGGAGTAGGTTTATTAACCCAAAACATCCACGCAAAAATTCCAAATATCAGTACAAATCCAATTACTGTATTAAGGTCAAACTTTTTTTCTTCCATTGATATGTGTATAAAAAAACCTCTATCCTTTTAGACTAAAAAGAGGCTTTCTAAAATTATATTACTTTTCTTTTGTCAATTATCTAGCCAGTTAGAGATACTATGCCACTTTGACATCTTTATTGCTATTAGAATATACCACTGCTGCTTTTACAAAAGCTACAAAAAGTGGGTGAGGATTAGCTACTGTACTTTTATATTCTGGATGATACTGCACACCTACAAACCAAGGGTGTTCAGGAATTTCTACAATTTCTACCAAACCTGTTTTAGGATTTACTCCTGTTGTTTTAAGCCCTGCTTTTTCTAATTGTTCTTTATATTGATCATTATATTCATAACGATGACGATGGCGTTCGGTAATAAAAGATGATCCATAGGCTTCAGACACTTTGCTATCTTCAACTAATTCACAATTCCAAGCACCAAGCCTCATAGTTCCACCCATATCTGTGATATTCTTTTGTTCTTCCATCAAACTAATCACTGGATACGCTGTGTTTTCATCTACCTCTACAGAGCACGCGTCTTTTAAACCTAAAACATTACGCGAATACTCTATAACTGCCATTTGCATTCCTAAACAAATACCGAAAAACGGTAATTTGTTTTCTCTTGCATATTGTACTGCTTTTATTTTTCCTTCTATTCCTCTTTCTCCAAAACCTGGAGCAACTAATATACCATCAAGGTGCGCAATTTTAGTCGCTATGGTCTCATCATCGATATATTCAGAATGTATACTTTCTACATTTACTTTTACCTCATTTTCTGCACCAGCATGAATAAAAGCTTCCAAAATAGATTTATAAGAATCTTGTAATTCTACATATTTCCCTATAAGTCCAATGGTAACTTCACATTTTGGATTTTTGTGTCTCTCAAGAAAGTTATTCCATTTATCTAGATTAGGAACATTATCATCTCTTAAAACCAATTGTTTTAATACTACCGAATCTAATCCTTCTTCTAGCATTAAATTAGGAACATCATAAATTGTAGAAGCATCAATGGATTGGATAACAGCTTCTTCTTTTACATTACAAAAGAGAGCTAATTTCTTACGTAGATCTTCAGATAATTCGTGTTCAGTTCTACACACCAATATATCAGCTTTTATACCACTTTCCATTAATGTTTTAACACTATGCTGAGTAGGCTTAGTTTTTAATTCCCCTGCGGCAGAAAGGTATGGTATTAATGTAAGATGAATGACTAAAGCATTAGTATCTCCTAATTCCCATTTTAACTGCCTAACAGCTTCAATATATGGTAA
This genomic interval carries:
- the yidC gene encoding membrane protein insertase YidC, whose amino-acid sequence is MEEKKFDLNTVIGFVLIFGIFAWMFWVNKPTPEEIEAQKAEQEQAEAQEKTEDNKTTDFVKESEAIVANPQDSLAVVAAKSQLGAFAYSASLPSAKENVTKIENEVLSLKINNRGGYIQEALLKNFKTYDSVPLYLIKDGKNASFNLNFGTTDNRILNTKDLFFEPTVTKNGDNTVLSMKLKVSDSKFLEYRYELKPNNYMLDFSIKSQGLQQVFNSSQVVNLDWKLQAIRQAKSASYENRYTEILYEYDGGKDDYTGQGDFAEDTEEEVTWVGFKQHFFTSVLLTDTPFKTATFASKNVANSSELDDKDITVTKEFAASMPLELQGGELSYNMNWYYGPTDYKILSSYDRNLDEIVPLGWGIFGVINRYIFIPFFGFLSGFLPYGIAIVVMTIVVRIVLSPVTYKSYVSQAKMKILKPEITEINEKYKDNAMKKQQETMALYSKAGASPMSGCLPALMQIPVFYALFNFFPSAFDLRQKSFLWADDLSSYDTIAKLPFEIPFYGDHISLFPILASIAIFIYMMMTTGQTMQQQQPGMPNMKFIMYLSPLMMLIFFNNYASGLSLYYFISNLITIGIMLVIKNVIIDEDKIHAKIQENKKKPKKQGKFQKKMKELMEQAEQQKASKK
- a CDS encoding CTP synthase, whose translation is MANTKYVFVTGGVSSSLGKGIIAASLAKLLQARGYRVTIQKLDPYINVDPGTLNPYEHGECYVTDDGAETDLDLGHYERFLNTPTSQANNVTTGRIYQSVIEKERRGEFLGKTVQVVPHITNEIKERIQILGKSGDYDIVITEIGGTVGDIESLPYIEAVRQLKWELGDTNALVIHLTLIPYLSAAGELKTKPTQHSVKTLMESGIKADILVCRTEHELSEDLRKKLALFCNVKEEAVIQSIDASTIYDVPNLMLEEGLDSVVLKQLVLRDDNVPNLDKWNNFLERHKNPKCEVTIGLIGKYVELQDSYKSILEAFIHAGAENEVKVNVESIHSEYIDDETIATKIAHLDGILVAPGFGERGIEGKIKAVQYARENKLPFFGICLGMQMAVIEYSRNVLGLKDACSVEVDENTAYPVISLMEEQKNITDMGGTMRLGAWNCELVEDSKVSEAYGSSFITERHRHRYEYNDQYKEQLEKAGLKTTGVNPKTGLVEIVEIPEHPWFVGVQYHPEYKSTVANPHPLFVAFVKAAVVYSNSNKDVKVA